ATGAGGACCTGCAGGGCGCTGCGCACATCGGGTTCTTCCCGGATCACCAGGCTCAGCGGTCCGAGGTTGGAGAAGCGACGCAACTCCCCGAGCCGCAAACCGAAATCCTGACGTCCGGACTCCGCCGCCGACTCTTCGAGAAGTCGGATCACCGCGGCCGAGGGCAGCCAGCGGTCCTGCAGGCTCATGCTCGCCGGATCGAGTCCGTTCGCCCGCATGAGCCGCGCCGGATCGATGCCGGCCGAGCGGCTCAGGTCGAGGTAGCCGCTGAGGGACGCGTATCGGGACTGTGGTTTCAACGGACCTCCGATGTCCCCAAAGGATAAATCTGATGGCCGTTGAGGATAAGCACGTTTCGGCTGTCACGCCTAGCGTCTTAAACGTCAAACCCCGGTTCGACCAGTACACAGCGCGAGGAGAACACCGTGGCGCACGCCATCCGCTTCTACGAACCCGGTGCCCCAGAAGTGATGCGGTGGGAGGCCGTCGAGGTCGGTGAGCCCGGGCCCGGAGAGGTGCGGGTGCGGCACTCCGCGGTCGGGCTCAACTTCGCCGACACCTATTTCCGTACCGGTCTGTACCCGGCCGCCCTGCCCGCCGGCCTCGGCGTGGAGGGCGCGGGCGTCATCGAGGCCGTGGGTCCGGGAGTCATGGACTTCGCCGCCGGGGACCGCGTCACGTACACCGGCAGTCCCCTCGGCGCGTACAGCACGGAACGGGTGTTGCCGACCGCATCGCTGATCAAACTGCCGGAGGTCATTCCCTTCGACACCGCGGCGGCGATGACGATGCGGGGTCTGACGACCGCCTACCTGCTGCGCCGCATTCATCCGCTGAAGGCCGGGGACACCGTGCTGCTGCACGCCGCGGCGGGCGGCGTGGGGCTGATCTTCTGCCAGTGGGCGAAGCTGCTCGGCATCCGCGTCATCGGCTCCGTCTCCACTGAGGAGAAGGCCGAGGTCGCCAGGGAGCACGGCTGCGACGAGGTCGTTCTGTATCCGCGGGAGAAGGTGGCGGACCGTGTGCGCGAGCTGACGGATGGCGCGGGCGTCCCCGTGGTGTTCGACAGCATCGGCGCCGCCACGTATGCGACATCGCTTGAGTCGTTGTCCGCACGCGGACTGCTGGTCTGCTTCGGCACCGCCTCCGGCCCCGTACCGCCGATCGACGCCATGCAACTCGCGGTCAAGGGCTCGCTGTTCGTGACCAGGCCGGCCTTGGCCGACTACATCGCCGACCCCGAGGAGCGTGCCCGGTTGGTCGGTGAGCTGTTCGGTCACGTCGGGTCGGGGCGCATCCGCATCGAGATCAATCAGCGGTACGCCCTTGCCGATGCCGCCCAGGCGCACCGTGACCTGGAGGCCGGCCGGAGCACCGGCTCCTCGGTCTTCTCGCTCTGAGAGGGCCGACGAGGGCCGACGAAGGCCGACGAGGGCCTACGTGGGCCGACGTGGTCCCCCCGGACCCTGCCCGTTCCCCCTGTACCCCGACGAGAGGAGACAGCGATGAGCACGGCGACCAGTGTCGCTACCACGATCACGGCACAGCCCCTCACCTGCCATATCGGAGCCGAGCTGTTCGATGTGGACCTCGGTGACGTCGCCCGCGACGACACGCTGTTCGCGGAGCTGAAGGCGCTGCTGCTGAAGCACAAAGTGCTGTTCCTGCGTGATCAGCACTTCACCCGTGCCGAACACGTCGCACTGGCCGAGCGGTTCGGGTCGCTCGAGGACCACCCGGTGGCGGGAAGCGATCCGGACCACCCCGGACTCGTCCGGATCTACAAGGACCTGGACAGCCCGCCGGAGCACTACGAGAACGCGTACCACTGCGATGCCACCTGGCGGGAGAACCCGCCCATGGGCTGCGTGCTGCGAAGTGTGGAGGCACCTTCTGTCGGGGGCGACACCATCTGGGTCGACATGGCCGCGGCGTACGAGAAGCTGCCGGCCGAGGTCAGGAATCGGATCGACGGACTGCGCGCCCGGCACAGCATCGAGGCGTCCTTCGGTGCCGCACTGCCGGAGGAACAGCGCCACGAGCTCAAGCGACGGTTCCCCGACGCGGAGCACCCCGTGGTGCGCACCCATCCGGAGACCGGGGAGCGGATCCTCTTCGTCAACGCGTTCACCACGCACTTCGTCAACTACCACACCCCGCAGAACATCCGGTGCGGCATCGACTACGCACCCGGTGCCGCCCACTTGCTCAGCTACCTGATCAGCCAGGCCACCATCCCGGAGTACCAGGTGAGGTGGCGGTGGACGCCGAACAGCGTCGCCATCTGGGACAACCGCTCCACGCAGCACTACGCCGTCCAGGACTACTGGCCGGCCGTCCGCAAGATGGAGCGCGCCGGGATCATCGGCGACCGCCCCTTCTGAGCGGCTCGAACCTCCTTCTCAACCACCCGCACGAGCACCCGTGAACGGAGTACACCCATGCATTTCCACGATGATGCGCTCTTCCCCGAGAACCAGGACAAGCTGGTCATCACCAGTGCGCCCTACGGCCCGGAATGGGAGCCGGACGACTTCCGTGAGGACCTGCCGCTGACCATGGACGAGCACGTCCAGCAAGCGGTGGACTGCTTCGAGGCGGGCGCCACCGTCCTGCACATCCACGTGCGGGAACTGGACGGCAAGGGCTCCAAGCGGCTGTCGAAGTTCAACGAACTGCTCGGGCGGCTGCGGGAGGCGGTGCCGGAGATGATCCTTCAGGTCGGCGGGTCGATCTCGTTCGCGCCCGAGGGCTCGGGCGCCGATGCCAAGTGGTTGTCCGACGACACCCGCCACATGCTGGCCGAGCTCGACCCCAAGCCCGACCAGGTGACCATCGCGATCAACACCAGCCAGATGAACATCATGGAGCTGATGACCCCCGACGACATCGCGGGTACCTCCATGACGCGTCCCGAACTCGCCGAGGCATATCGGGAGATGACGGTGCCGGCCGGTCCCGCCTGGGTCGAGGAGCACCTGCGCAGGCTGCAGGCGGCGGGCATCCAGCCGCACTTCCAGCTGTCGAGCATCCCGCAGCTGGAAACCGTCGAGCGGCTGATCCGCAGGGGCGTCTACACCGGCCCGCTGAACGTCACCTGGGTGGGCATCGGGGGTGGATTCGACGGCCCGAACCCGTACAACATCATGCAGTTCATCAACCGGGTGCCGGACGGGGCGATCCTCACCCTGGAGACCCTCATGCGCAGCGTCCTACCGGTCAACGCGATGGCGATCGCCATGGGACTGCACACGCGGTGCGGCAACGAGGACACTCTGTGGGGCCGCCAGGGCGCCAAGGCCACCTCCGTCGAGCAGATCAAGCAGCTGGTCCGGATCGCCGGTGAGCTCGGCCGCGAGGTAGCCACCGCGAAGGACGCCCACGAGATCTACAAGATCGGTACCAGCTACGCGGATGCCGACGAGACGCTGGCCAAGCTCGGTTATGCGCCGAACCGCAGGCCCGGCCAGGTCGGTTTCACCCACCACGCCTGACCGGTCGACAGCGACCGTCACCTGCCCCCGGCCCGGTGTGCCGCCGGCCGGGGGCGAACCACCGGCAGTTCCCGCAGCTGTGAGGAGTGACCGTGACATCGCGCGAAACCATGGGCGGGGCGCCGACGCCACCCACCGCAACCGCAACCGCAACGGGTGCTGGTGCTGGTCCCGGTACAGGGACCAGCAGAACGTACCCCTGGCTCGTCTTCGCCCTGGCCTTCGGGCTGCTGCTTTCGGACTACATGTCCCGGCAGGTGCTCAGCGCCGTCTTCCCTGTCCTGAAGACCGAGTGGTCGTTGTCCGACGCCCACCTGGCCTCGCTGAGCAGCGTCGTGGCGCTGATGGTCGGGCTGCTCACCCTGCCGCTCTCACTCGTGGCCGACCGCTGGGGCCGGGTCAGGAGCCTGGCCGTGATGGCGGTGGTGTGGAGCGTGGCCACGCTCCTGTGCGCGGTCGCGGGGAACTACCACGAGATGCTCGCCGCACGGTTCCTCGTCGGGGTCGGCGAGGCCGCCTACGGCAGCGTCGGAATCGCGGTGGTGCTCAGCGTCTTCGCCCCACGAGTCCACGCCACGCTCGGCGGGGCGTTCATGGCCGGCGGGTCCTTCGGCTCGGTGGTCGGCGTCGCCGTCGGCGGCAGTCTCGCCGTGCACGTGGGCTGGCGCTGGTCCTTCGCAGCCATGGCGGCCTTCGGGCTGCTGCTGGTCGCCGTGTTCCGGGCCGTGGTGAGCGAGCAGAAGCTGGACCAGTACGCGGTCGAGCCGAGATCCCCCGCGGCGCCGGCCGGTGGCCGCGCACCGTTCACGAGCCTGTTCACCAACCCGGCACTGCTGTGCGCCTACATCGGCGGCGGGCTGCAGATGTTCACTCCGGCCGTGCTGCTCTCCTGGACACCGAGCTACTTCAACCGCTACTACCACCTTCAGACGGATGAGGCTTCCGTTATCGCCGCGGTCTTCGTCCTGCTCATCGGCAGCGGCATGGTGATCTGCGGAATCATCTCCGATCGGTTCACCCGCTCACGCTCCGACGCCTCCGGCCAGTGGACCGCAGGAGTGGCGTTCTGCGTCGTATCGCTGGTCTGCCTGTCGGCCGGCTTCGGCCTGGCGCCCGGTGCGGCGTCGCTGATCCTCATCGGCTGCGGGTCGTTCTTCGCCGCCGGTTCATCGGGGCCCACCGCCGCCGTCGTCGCCGAACTGTCCCACCGTTCCGTACGGGCGACCGGGCTCGGGACGCTCACGGTTGCCAACAACGTGCTGGGTCTTGCCCTCGGCCCCTTCGCCGTCGGGATGGTCGCCGATCACCTCGGACTGGCCGGAGCCCTGCGCCTCGCCCCGCTGATGTACCTCGCCGCCATCGCCGTGCTGCTGCTCGGCAGGCGGCTCGCCCCGGCCGGAAAGCTCCACCTCGACCGGCTCGCCCTGCCCACCGCCCGCTGAACCCCGAACCAGCCGAATCCCCCGATCCATCAGGGACGAACATGACAGACACCCCGCCACCGACCGTGGTGATCGTGCCCGGACTGCGTGACCACGTCGCCGACCACTGGCAGACCTACCTGGCCGATCGGCTCGACGGCGCGCGTACCG
This genomic interval from Streptomyces sp. NBC_00464 contains the following:
- a CDS encoding quinone oxidoreductase family protein, with the protein product MAHAIRFYEPGAPEVMRWEAVEVGEPGPGEVRVRHSAVGLNFADTYFRTGLYPAALPAGLGVEGAGVIEAVGPGVMDFAAGDRVTYTGSPLGAYSTERVLPTASLIKLPEVIPFDTAAAMTMRGLTTAYLLRRIHPLKAGDTVLLHAAAGGVGLIFCQWAKLLGIRVIGSVSTEEKAEVAREHGCDEVVLYPREKVADRVRELTDGAGVPVVFDSIGAATYATSLESLSARGLLVCFGTASGPVPPIDAMQLAVKGSLFVTRPALADYIADPEERARLVGELFGHVGSGRIRIEINQRYALADAAQAHRDLEAGRSTGSSVFSL
- a CDS encoding TauD/TfdA dioxygenase family protein, with amino-acid sequence MSTATSVATTITAQPLTCHIGAELFDVDLGDVARDDTLFAELKALLLKHKVLFLRDQHFTRAEHVALAERFGSLEDHPVAGSDPDHPGLVRIYKDLDSPPEHYENAYHCDATWRENPPMGCVLRSVEAPSVGGDTIWVDMAAAYEKLPAEVRNRIDGLRARHSIEASFGAALPEEQRHELKRRFPDAEHPVVRTHPETGERILFVNAFTTHFVNYHTPQNIRCGIDYAPGAAHLLSYLISQATIPEYQVRWRWTPNSVAIWDNRSTQHYAVQDYWPAVRKMERAGIIGDRPF
- a CDS encoding 3-keto-5-aminohexanoate cleavage protein; the encoded protein is MHFHDDALFPENQDKLVITSAPYGPEWEPDDFREDLPLTMDEHVQQAVDCFEAGATVLHIHVRELDGKGSKRLSKFNELLGRLREAVPEMILQVGGSISFAPEGSGADAKWLSDDTRHMLAELDPKPDQVTIAINTSQMNIMELMTPDDIAGTSMTRPELAEAYREMTVPAGPAWVEEHLRRLQAAGIQPHFQLSSIPQLETVERLIRRGVYTGPLNVTWVGIGGGFDGPNPYNIMQFINRVPDGAILTLETLMRSVLPVNAMAIAMGLHTRCGNEDTLWGRQGAKATSVEQIKQLVRIAGELGREVATAKDAHEIYKIGTSYADADETLAKLGYAPNRRPGQVGFTHHA
- a CDS encoding MFS transporter, encoding MTSRETMGGAPTPPTATATATGAGAGPGTGTSRTYPWLVFALAFGLLLSDYMSRQVLSAVFPVLKTEWSLSDAHLASLSSVVALMVGLLTLPLSLVADRWGRVRSLAVMAVVWSVATLLCAVAGNYHEMLAARFLVGVGEAAYGSVGIAVVLSVFAPRVHATLGGAFMAGGSFGSVVGVAVGGSLAVHVGWRWSFAAMAAFGLLLVAVFRAVVSEQKLDQYAVEPRSPAAPAGGRAPFTSLFTNPALLCAYIGGGLQMFTPAVLLSWTPSYFNRYYHLQTDEASVIAAVFVLLIGSGMVICGIISDRFTRSRSDASGQWTAGVAFCVVSLVCLSAGFGLAPGAASLILIGCGSFFAAGSSGPTAAVVAELSHRSVRATGLGTLTVANNVLGLALGPFAVGMVADHLGLAGALRLAPLMYLAAIAVLLLGRRLAPAGKLHLDRLALPTAR